In Chrysoperla carnea chromosome 2, inChrCarn1.1, whole genome shotgun sequence, the following proteins share a genomic window:
- the LOC123291912 gene encoding uncharacterized protein C1683.06c-like codes for MTSHIKLDGENAHFDPLKYVRNLKHTKIIIDTDSGADDAIAILTSIQYLKKELNDAKIIGITCVHGNTDLDNVKINVLKTLKVAKSLEIPVYAGANTTILDTPTHGAYYYGHDGLGDFEFADPPDVGLIKSEHAVTALTRLVRENPGEITIIALGPLTNIALAIRMDPAFRKNIKHLIILGGSVSGYGNVLPGIEFNFLTDPIANHIVFSSTNSEEIFPLIIMPWDTMVLHGFMDKDWRLNVLGKINNDLIDFINKVEGVSLPKKPYWVSSDTWLATTALNPKIATAAEHYYIAPVIEGEFRGGLIPDKLDVLKRYKNTIVITQVDQKIYKEHLLKCLQD; via the exons atgacatCGCACATCAA attagaTGGCGAAAATGCACATTTCGATCCGTTAAAATATGTACGAAATTTAAagcatacaaaaataataattgatacgGATTCTGGGGCAGATGATGCGATTGCAATTTTAACATCAATACAATATCTAAAAAAAGAGTTAAATGATGCCAAAATTATTGGAATTACTTGTGTTCATGGCAACACCGATTTggataatgttaaaataaatgttttaaaaactttaaaagttgCAAAGAGTTTggag ATTCCAGTTTATGCCGGAGCAAACACAACGATTTTAGACACACCTACACATGGTGCATATTATTATGGGCATGATGGTTTAGGGGATTTTGAATTTGCCGATCCACCAGACGTTGGTTTAATAAAATCTGAACATGCTGTAACTGCTTTAACACGATTGGTTCGTGAGAATCCag GTGAGATTACAATAATTGCACTTGGACCGTTGACAAATATTGCATTAGCTATACGAATGGATCCAGCCTTtaggaaaaatataaaacatttgatTATATTAGGAGGTAGTGTAAGTGGCTATGGAAACGTTTTACCCGGGatagaatttaatttcttaACGGATCCAATTGCAAATCATATTGTATTTAGTTCAACGAATAGTGAAGAAATTTTCCCATTAATCATAATGCCATGGGACACAATGGTTCTTCATGGTTTTATGgataag GATTGGCGTCTAAATGTGTTGGGAAAAATTAACAATGATctgattgattttataaacaaagtagAAGGTGTTTCATTACCCAAGAAACCATATTGGGTATCATCTGATACATGGTTAGCAACAACCGCATTAAATCCAAAGATTGCAACAGCTGCTGAACATTATTATATCGCTCCAGTGATCGAAGGAGAATTTCGTGGTGGTTTAATTCCAGATAAACTTGATGTATTAAAACGATATAAGAATACAATTGTTATAACGCAAGTagatcaaaaaatttacaaggaacatttattaaaatgtttacaagattaa